A part of Streptomyces sp. NBC_01497 genomic DNA contains:
- a CDS encoding glycosyl hydrolase: MTGPGQFPTRRAVLQGGAAAAAAALGGVLNAPPASAVSPAGGGSTVAADIAALRGPFTAPPNAWAPRVWWHWMSPNDTSVGIVKDLDWWKRVGVGGFAQFTGNGGAGYVDEPVVYMTPEFTSLWAAAIRGAAERGLEATLTSSAGWSISGAPFVAAEDGMKKHVWTETWVEGGGPVTVRLPQPFTSSGSFLDKVAYNGALTPMPTHYKDQRVFAYKVDDSAGSQADLAPDIHVSAYSETADGPVRTNGTSGVLLPDADAAKLGNDSVTDPVYLRNANAWVVFAYDAPVSVGGVSIALNGQDFGGWVDLIETGDQIEVYSSTDGASWGPALTVKDRTGGNLYAGAQRTIAITATTARYYKVVFVTGSDLQLTKLVLRTVPTVHKWEHKAGFGAVGNFYLVDTPGGGLPAVKKSSVRDLTASMTADGTLKWTAPKGRWVVVRLGYSLTGHQNSPTTAAATGLEVDKIDADRVRAYMNTYLDQFQDAVPADLWGNDGLSGLLCDSIEAGFQTWTDTMVHQFEVRRGYDPGPWLPVLVGTVVNSAGESDRFLWDWRTTLSDLLVDCHYKTIREVVHQRGLEHFYSQAQEDRRGFFGDDTSIRIQADIPMGASRSVTAKLGGVVGEQFRLDMKGASSIAHVYGREYAACETFTSTSIQYMPRDLKPFADQILIAGITRFVVHSSDQQPLDLGPGTSLGTGYYFTRNQTWAELAGPFVTWMGRTSGLLNQGTNVADVAYFYGQEAPLSEQWLPRPAGFGTQPDIPGTCQYDFVNNEIILNELVIRGDRLVTRSGQSYGLLYLGGMADRMTLDVLDKLRQFVLAGGAVCGPRPTGSPSLADSDKKFQAIARELWGSGAETSRKVGRGHVLTGLLPDAALARIGVPPDWTFTPEATPLTLVHRCTDVADIYFVVNNDHANAVSTTLSLRAVGNSVELWDAVSGRTWATAFDSRSGRTVLPLTLGAADSVFVIVEGKGRRGSADIPAITWTPAPSGTGAWDLTFSPPRGTPESLRLAALTDLSTSGVTDVKYYSGTVNYTTTFTTTLDPRTVAGSRILLDLGEVNEIARVTLNGADLGIVWRAPYRVDATDALREGDNTLEIAVTNGWYNRVLGDMQPGATTKYATGYNGDTFGVSRSGAINPAGLVGPVTLVVEHGRREA; encoded by the coding sequence ATGACCGGACCAGGCCAGTTCCCGACCAGGCGTGCCGTTCTCCAAGGCGGCGCCGCCGCTGCCGCCGCCGCCTTGGGCGGCGTCCTCAATGCCCCGCCCGCGTCCGCGGTTTCGCCGGCCGGCGGCGGGTCCACTGTCGCAGCGGACATCGCCGCCCTCCGCGGTCCGTTCACGGCACCGCCCAACGCGTGGGCACCGCGGGTCTGGTGGCACTGGATGTCACCCAACGACACCAGCGTGGGGATCGTCAAGGACCTGGACTGGTGGAAGCGGGTCGGGGTGGGCGGATTCGCGCAGTTCACCGGGAACGGTGGCGCCGGCTACGTGGACGAGCCGGTCGTCTACATGACTCCGGAGTTCACCTCGCTGTGGGCGGCGGCCATCCGGGGTGCGGCCGAGCGGGGCCTCGAAGCCACCCTCACCTCGTCGGCCGGCTGGTCGATCAGCGGAGCGCCGTTCGTCGCGGCCGAGGACGGCATGAAGAAGCACGTCTGGACCGAGACCTGGGTGGAGGGCGGCGGCCCGGTCACCGTACGACTGCCGCAACCGTTCACCAGCTCCGGGTCGTTCCTGGACAAGGTGGCGTACAACGGCGCGTTGACGCCCATGCCGACCCACTACAAGGACCAGCGGGTCTTCGCCTACAAGGTGGACGACTCCGCCGGGTCGCAGGCCGACCTGGCGCCGGACATCCATGTCAGCGCCTACAGCGAGACCGCAGACGGCCCGGTGCGGACGAACGGGACCTCGGGCGTGCTGCTTCCCGACGCGGACGCCGCCAAGCTCGGCAACGACTCCGTCACCGACCCGGTGTACCTGCGCAACGCCAACGCGTGGGTGGTGTTCGCGTACGACGCCCCGGTGTCCGTCGGCGGCGTGAGCATCGCGCTGAACGGCCAGGACTTCGGCGGCTGGGTCGACCTGATCGAGACCGGTGACCAGATCGAGGTCTACAGCAGTACGGACGGCGCCAGTTGGGGGCCGGCCCTGACAGTGAAGGACCGGACAGGCGGTAACCTCTACGCCGGCGCCCAGCGCACCATCGCGATCACTGCCACCACCGCCAGGTACTACAAGGTGGTGTTCGTCACCGGGTCCGACCTCCAGCTCACGAAACTGGTGCTGCGGACGGTCCCGACGGTGCACAAGTGGGAGCACAAGGCGGGCTTCGGGGCGGTCGGCAACTTTTATCTCGTCGACACCCCCGGCGGCGGCCTGCCCGCCGTGAAGAAGTCCTCGGTTCGCGACCTCACCGCGTCGATGACTGCCGACGGGACGCTGAAGTGGACTGCGCCCAAGGGACGTTGGGTTGTGGTGCGCCTCGGCTACAGCCTCACCGGTCACCAGAACAGCCCGACGACAGCCGCCGCCACCGGGCTCGAAGTCGACAAGATCGACGCGGACCGGGTGCGCGCGTACATGAACACGTACCTCGATCAGTTCCAGGACGCGGTCCCGGCCGACCTGTGGGGCAACGACGGTTTGAGCGGGCTGCTGTGCGACAGCATCGAGGCCGGCTTCCAGACCTGGACCGACACGATGGTCCACCAGTTCGAGGTCCGGCGCGGGTACGACCCGGGGCCGTGGCTGCCGGTGCTCGTCGGCACCGTGGTGAACAGCGCGGGCGAGAGCGACAGGTTCCTCTGGGACTGGCGCACGACCCTCTCCGACCTGCTGGTGGACTGCCACTACAAGACCATCCGCGAGGTGGTGCACCAACGAGGCCTGGAGCACTTCTACTCCCAGGCACAGGAGGACCGGCGCGGCTTCTTCGGCGACGACACCTCCATCCGCATCCAGGCCGACATACCCATGGGCGCGTCGCGGAGCGTGACCGCCAAGCTCGGCGGTGTGGTGGGCGAGCAGTTCCGCCTGGACATGAAGGGCGCCTCGTCGATCGCCCATGTGTACGGCCGCGAGTACGCCGCCTGTGAAACGTTCACCAGCACCTCGATCCAGTACATGCCGCGGGATCTGAAGCCGTTTGCCGACCAGATCCTGATCGCCGGGATCACCCGGTTCGTGGTCCACAGTTCGGACCAGCAGCCCCTGGACCTCGGGCCTGGCACCAGCCTCGGCACCGGCTACTACTTCACCCGCAACCAGACCTGGGCGGAGCTGGCCGGGCCGTTCGTCACCTGGATGGGCCGCACCTCGGGCCTGCTGAACCAGGGGACCAATGTCGCGGACGTCGCCTACTTCTACGGCCAGGAGGCGCCGCTCAGCGAGCAGTGGCTGCCCCGGCCCGCGGGCTTCGGCACCCAGCCCGACATCCCCGGCACCTGCCAGTACGACTTCGTGAACAACGAGATCATCCTGAACGAGCTCGTGATCCGCGGGGACCGGCTCGTCACCAGGTCCGGCCAGTCGTACGGACTGCTGTACCTCGGCGGCATGGCGGACCGCATGACCCTCGACGTACTCGACAAGCTGCGGCAGTTCGTGCTGGCAGGCGGCGCCGTCTGCGGCCCCAGGCCGACCGGATCGCCGAGCCTGGCGGACTCCGACAAGAAGTTCCAGGCGATCGCCCGGGAACTGTGGGGCAGCGGCGCCGAGACGTCCCGCAAGGTGGGACGGGGCCACGTGCTGACCGGGCTGCTGCCCGACGCGGCCCTGGCCCGGATCGGCGTCCCGCCCGACTGGACCTTCACCCCCGAGGCGACCCCCCTCACGCTGGTCCACCGGTGCACGGACGTCGCCGACATCTACTTCGTCGTCAACAACGACCACGCCAACGCTGTGAGCACCACCCTGAGCCTGCGAGCGGTCGGCAACAGCGTGGAACTGTGGGACGCGGTCTCCGGCCGGACATGGGCCACGGCCTTCGACTCCCGGTCCGGCCGCACCGTCCTGCCGCTCACGCTCGGCGCGGCGGACTCCGTCTTCGTCATCGTCGAGGGCAAGGGCCGGCGCGGATCCGCGGACATCCCGGCCATCACCTGGACCCCGGCGCCCAGTGGTACCGGCGCCTGGGACCTGACGTTCTCCCCGCCGCGCGGCACCCCGGAATCGCTGCGGCTGGCGGCGCTCACCGACCTGTCGACCAGCGGCGTCACCGACGTCAAGTACTACTCCGGCACCGTGAACTACACGACGACCTTCACCACCACGCTCGACCCCAGGACGGTCGCAGGGTCCCGCATCCTGCTCGACCTCGGGGAGGTCAACGAGATCGCCCGGGTCACGCTCAACGGAGCCGACCTGGGGATCGTCTGGCGCGCCCCCTACCGGGTCGACGCCACCGACGCCCTGCGCGAGGGCGACAACACCCTGGAGATCGCGGTCACCAACGGCTGGTACAACCGCGTCCTCGGCGACATGCAGCCGGGGGCCACCACCAAGTACGCCACCGGGTACAACGGGGACACCTTCGGAGTGAGCAGGTCCGGTGCGATCAACCCCGCCGGACTCGTCGGCCCGGTGACACTGGTCGTCGAACACGGACGCCGGGAGGCCTGA